Within Bacillota bacterium, the genomic segment CCCCCTTCTTGTGAATGTTTTTTTATTCTTAAGCTTCACTCTTCAAAAGGAACAGCTCAACTTAATATAAGCCCACCCCCTTTAACAGCTCTTTTTCCCTTTGTGAAGCTCAAAACAGCTATTGTTTTTGATTATCCCATTTAATGTTATATTTTTTTGCTTTTCGAACAATTGTGGGCTGAGTGACTCCCAATGCTCTGGCTGCTTTGTATGAACTACCAAAACGTTTCAGAGCCTCATTGATTAGTTTGCGTTCAACATCTTGCCGTGCTCTGTCAAGAAGAGGTAATTCTTGTTGAGTACCATTTTCAATGTCCCTTTGTATCGGAAGATGTTTTCCACGGATAATTCTTCCGGGAATCGTAACTATTGATCTTTCTATAACCTGTTTTAACTCACGAACATTTTCAGGCCAATCGTAGTAATTCATCACACTAATAGCACCAGGAGCAAATATTTTAGCCATTTTATACTTTTTATTAAAAAACTGTAAAAAGTGATTGGCCAGAGGTGTAATGTCTTCTTGTCTTTTCCTCAACGGAGGAACTAAAATGGAGATAGTATTTAGGGTATAATAAAAGTCTTTATTAAACTCTTTTTGTTTTATTTTCGCTTCTAGATCTTTATTTGTGGCGGCAATAACACGGACATTAAGGTCACCGACTACAGTTCCATCTGTACGTTCTATTACTTGACTGTTTATTGCTTGCAGCACTTTGTTCTGAAGCAGTATCGGTAACTCTGATATCTCATCCAGAAACAATGTACCTTTATTCGCTAATTCAAACACACCAATTTTACTTTTTTTACCGAAAAGCTCAGCCTCTACTAAATCTTCCGGCAATGTGCCGCAGTTAAACCTGATAAAGGGACCTTCCGCACGCTGGCTATAAGTGTGAATAAGCCTTGCCAATACACTTTTACCAACACCGGATTCTCCAAGAAGTAATACCGGTACATCTGTCCTGGCAATATGTGTGGTTTGATCCACTATGTCACGCATAACTTCACTTTGAACAACCATCAATTCATCTTTTTCGAATTCTAGCTTACGCAAAAGCCTAAGCTCTTCTTCAATCCTTCTAGCGTTGCCCTCAGCTTTCTCTAATTTACTTTTCACTTCTTCTAGTTCAGTAACATCGCGTACGTTGCTAATTATTCTCCATATATTTCCATGTTTATCAAAGACCGGCACTGATGTATCCAGCAAGCGCTTTCCAGTTCGTGTTTGGTAGATAGTACTGTTTTTTTCACATTCGCTCATAACATGTAATGCCGCTGAGTCGGAAATATGCCCTTCTTTAACAACGTCATATACTGATCTGCCTAACAATTCCTCACGCTTAATCCCAGTAAAAGCTTCCCAGGATTTGCTGACCATTAAAACTTTTCCACTGCCGTCGAGTACCCAGATGCCGTCATTGGAGTTTTCTAAGATTGCATCTAAAACTTTGCCGGCACCTTGAAGACGTATCAGCCGCTGTTCTAAGTGATCTTCAGCGGTTACATCGACATAAGAACTTACAGCTCCTACCAAGGCATTATCCTGATAGAGAGGCAAATGGTTGGCCATCAAAATCTTATCCCTGTGATGTTCACGACGCAGTTCCAGTGGGTCACAAGTGGTCAAAACTTCAACCAAGGGTGATATAACACCAATTTCAGTAACCGGCTTTCCAACTACTGAATCATTAGTGAGATTGAATAACCCTTCTGCAGCCTTATTAACGCTTACTACCTGCGCCTGAGAATCAACAAGAATAATGGCATGGCTTAAAAAGTCCATCAAAGCCGTAAATTGTTCATCATTTACGAGACGCTGCACCACAACTCCTCGCCTCCATATTTCGTGGGAATTTTTAATTATACCCAACGATTCGACAGCACTTGGAGTCATTCCTGTATTAATAAGCTGTAAATTAATGCAATTTCGCATCACCCATACATAACTCAATTATATGTGAGCAAAATGTATACTTTTTAGCACTACAGGCTGTAGAAAAGCGTAACCACTGACACTTTCTTTGATTTGAGTGTAGGTTTAAGCAATACATGACTGTATCGTCCGAGAATTCAAATTAGAAAATACTGGTTATCAGTCCATAGGAGCCTGTAAACAAAAGAATTATAAATGTTATGATCCTAA encodes:
- a CDS encoding PAS domain S-box protein, with the protein product MMRNCINLQLINTGMTPSAVESLGIIKNSHEIWRRGVVVQRLVNDEQFTALMDFLSHAIILVDSQAQVVSVNKAAEGLFNLTNDSVVGKPVTEIGVISPLVEVLTTCDPLELRREHHRDKILMANHLPLYQDNALVGAVSSYVDVTAEDHLEQRLIRLQGAGKVLDAILENSNDGIWVLDGSGKVLMVSKSWEAFTGIKREELLGRSVYDVVKEGHISDSAALHVMSECEKNSTIYQTRTGKRLLDTSVPVFDKHGNIWRIISNVRDVTELEEVKSKLEKAEGNARRIEEELRLLRKLEFEKDELMVVQSEVMRDIVDQTTHIARTDVPVLLLGESGVGKSVLARLIHTYSQRAEGPFIRFNCGTLPEDLVEAELFGKKSKIGVFELANKGTLFLDEISELPILLQNKVLQAINSQVIERTDGTVVGDLNVRVIAATNKDLEAKIKQKEFNKDFYYTLNTISILVPPLRKRQEDITPLANHFLQFFNKKYKMAKIFAPGAISVMNYYDWPENVRELKQVIERSIVTIPGRIIRGKHLPIQRDIENGTQQELPLLDRARQDVERKLINEALKRFGSSYKAARALGVTQPTIVRKAKKYNIKWDNQKQ